The following proteins are encoded in a genomic region of Sparus aurata chromosome 23, fSpaAur1.1, whole genome shotgun sequence:
- the gpr146 gene encoding G-protein coupled receptor 146 produces MWICMVYNETDTSVDFRLCQDYGLILSVFSLIYLLVCFPLGLCYNALLVVVNLSNKVSMTMPDVYFVNMAIAGLVLNLVAPVELLSSTFTRWHAWEYNNEVYITLLILFNISSLVIMYSTTLLSLDYYIERALPRTYMSSVYNTKHVCGFIWGGAVLTSFSSLLFYVCNHISTKMVECSKMQNKEAADAIMMFIGYVVPAVAVLYAFVLILRIRKESTPLDQDSARLDPSIHRLLLASVCVQFVLWTPYYMTLLVHTVAGAPGYINNVHYLPTYYFLRCVSKLLAFSSSFAMPLMYRQMNKNFSNKLQRLLRRLHCGDQSCPHERSTVQQVVT; encoded by the coding sequence ATGTGGATCTGCATGGTTTACAATGAGACGGACACTAGCGTGGACTTCCGCCTCTGCCAGGACTATGGCCTCATCCTGTCAGTCTTCTCCCTCATCTACCTCCTGGTGTGCTTCCCATTGGGGCTGTGCTACAATGCGCTGCTGGTCGTGGTCAACCTCTCCAACAAGGTGTCCATGACCATGCCGGATGTGTATTTCGTCAACATGGCCATCGCGGGCCTTGTGCTCAACCTCGTGGCGCCCGTGGAGCTGCTGAGCTCCACCTTCACCCGCTGGCATGCATGGGAGTACAACAACGAGGTCTACATCACCCTGCTCATCCTCTTCAATATCTCCTCTCTGGTCATCATGTATTCCACCACGCTGCTCAGTCTGGACTACTATATAGAGCGTGCGCTGCCTCGTACATACATGTCCAGCGTGTATAACACCAAACATGTGTGTGGGTTCATCTGGGGCGGGGCGGTGCTCACTAGCTTCTCCTCGCTGCTCTTCTATGTGTGCAACCACATCTCCACTAAGATGGTCGAGTGCTCCAAAATGCAGAACAAGGAGGCAGCAGACGCCATCATGATGTTTATTGGCTACGTGGTTCCAGCTGTGGCCGTTCTTTATGCCTTTGTGCTCATTTTGCGCATCAGGAAGGAGTCTACACCTCTGGATCAGGACTCCGCTCGCTTGGACCCTTCTATCCACAGATTGCTGCTAGCCTCTGTATGTGTGCAGTTTGTACTGTGGACCCCTTACTACATGACCCTGTTGGTACACACTGTAGCCGGTGCACCAGGGTACATTAACAACGTACATTACTTACCTACCTATTATTTCTTAAGATGTGTGTCAAAACTGCTGGCTTTCTCTAGCAGCTTTGCCATGCCTCTCATGTATAGGCAGATGAACAAAAACTTCTCAAACAAGCTTCAGCGGCTGCTCAGGAGGCTGCACTGTGGAGACCAGTCTTGCCCTCATGAACGCTCAACAGTGCAGCAAGTGGTGACGTGA